A single Pseudoxanthomonas sp. DNA region contains:
- a CDS encoding replicative DNA helicase, with amino-acid sequence MPARTGFRQDPHDARIEQLRVPPHSIEAEQAVLGGLMLAPEAYDRINDKLTPNDFYRRDHQLIYRAIGELAERNRPFDAVTLGEWFESQGQMELIAGGAYLVELASTTPSAANITAYAEIVRDKAVMRQLIEVGTEIVNDAFQPDGKESDEMLAVAEQKVFAIAEQGARGRTDFVAMNDALKDAFEVLRVRSESGGTVTGLPTGYTEFDQMTAGLQPTDLVILAARPAMGKTTFALNIAEYAAIKSKKAVAVFSMEMSAGQLAMRLISSVGRINATRLRTGALEDEDWSRVTSAIRILKDQAKVFIDDTPGLSPDVLRSKARRLKREHDLGLIVIDYLQLMSVPGNSENRATEISEISRSLKGLAKELNVPVIALSQLNRSLETRTDKRPVMADLRESGAIEQDADMIVFIYRDDYYNKETSPDKGLAEIIIGKQRSGPTGSCKLRFFGEYTRFDNLSHDNIGAFE; translated from the coding sequence ATGCCCGCACGCACCGGTTTCCGCCAGGATCCGCACGACGCCCGTATCGAACAGTTGCGCGTGCCGCCCCATTCCATCGAGGCGGAGCAGGCGGTGCTCGGCGGCCTGATGCTCGCGCCGGAAGCCTACGACCGCATCAACGACAAGCTCACGCCCAACGATTTCTACCGGCGCGACCACCAGCTGATCTACCGCGCCATCGGTGAACTGGCCGAGCGCAACCGGCCCTTCGACGCGGTGACGCTGGGCGAATGGTTCGAGTCGCAGGGCCAGATGGAGCTGATCGCCGGCGGCGCCTACCTGGTCGAACTGGCCAGCACCACGCCGTCGGCCGCCAACATCACCGCCTATGCGGAGATCGTCCGCGACAAGGCGGTGATGCGCCAACTGATCGAGGTGGGCACCGAGATCGTCAACGACGCCTTCCAGCCCGACGGCAAGGAAAGCGACGAGATGCTGGCCGTGGCCGAGCAGAAGGTGTTCGCCATCGCCGAGCAGGGCGCACGCGGGCGCACCGACTTCGTCGCGATGAACGATGCGCTGAAGGACGCCTTCGAAGTCCTGCGCGTGCGTTCGGAAAGCGGCGGCACGGTCACCGGCCTGCCGACCGGCTACACCGAGTTCGACCAGATGACCGCGGGCCTGCAGCCGACCGATCTGGTGATCCTGGCGGCGCGCCCGGCGATGGGCAAGACCACGTTCGCGCTGAACATCGCCGAGTACGCGGCGATCAAGTCGAAGAAGGCCGTCGCGGTCTTCTCGATGGAAATGTCCGCCGGCCAGCTGGCGATGCGCCTGATCTCCTCGGTCGGCCGCATCAACGCCACCCGCCTGCGTACCGGTGCGCTGGAAGACGAGGACTGGAGCCGCGTCACCAGCGCCATCCGCATCCTCAAGGACCAGGCCAAGGTCTTCATCGACGACACGCCGGGCCTGTCGCCGGACGTGCTGCGCTCCAAGGCGCGTCGGCTGAAGCGCGAGCACGACCTGGGCCTGATCGTCATCGACTACCTGCAGCTGATGTCCGTACCCGGCAACAGCGAGAACCGCGCCACCGAAATCTCGGAGATCTCGCGCTCGCTGAAGGGCCTGGCGAAGGAGCTCAACGTGCCGGTGATCGCACTGTCGCAGCTCAACCGCTCGCTGGAAACGCGTACCGACAAGCGCCCGGTGATGGCCGACCTGCGCGAGTCGGGCGCCATCGAACAGGACGCGGACATGATCGTCTTCATCTACCGCGACGATTACTACAACAAGGAAACCTCGCCGGACAAAGGGCTGGCCGAGATCATCATCGGCAAGCAGCGTTCCGGTCCCACCGGCTCGTGCAAGCTCCGGTTCTTCGGCGAGTACACCCGCTTCGACAACCTGAGCCACGACAACATCGGCGCGTTCGAATAG
- the rpsF gene encoding 30S ribosomal protein S6 — MRHYEVVFLVHPDQSEQVPAMIERYKALIEGGNGTIHRLEDWGRRQLAYPIQNLVKAHYVLLNIEADQAVLNELVESFRFNDAVLRNLVIKRDGPDTEQSLIMKNKDEKGDKPERGERRRRDDDEAGTEASTDSDTAEAA; from the coding sequence ATGCGTCACTACGAAGTCGTGTTCCTGGTCCACCCGGACCAGAGCGAGCAGGTGCCGGCCATGATCGAGCGCTACAAGGCGCTGATCGAGGGCGGCAACGGCACCATCCACCGTCTGGAAGACTGGGGCCGCCGCCAGTTGGCGTACCCGATCCAGAACCTGGTGAAGGCCCACTACGTCCTGCTCAACATCGAGGCCGACCAGGCCGTGCTGAACGAGCTGGTCGAGAGCTTCCGCTTCAACGATGCGGTGCTGCGCAACCTGGTCATCAAGCGCGATGGCCCGGACACCGAGCAGTCCCTGATCATGAAGAACAAGGACGAGAAGGGCGACAAGCCCGAACGTGGCGAGCGTCGCCGCCGTGACGACGACGAGGCCGGTACTGAAGCCTCGACCGATTCCGACACCGCCGAAGCCGCCTGA
- the rplI gene encoding 50S ribosomal protein L9: protein MELILLQKVTNLGVLGDKVKVKPGYGRNFLVPQGKAVPATAANVAEFEAKRAEYEAKAKAVHDEAEARAAKLEGASVTITANAATEGKLFGSVGPRDIADAFTAAGLPLEKSEVIMGEGALRNIGEYDIVVKLHADVQTTVKVVVQAEA, encoded by the coding sequence ATGGAACTGATTCTTCTGCAGAAAGTGACCAACCTGGGCGTCCTGGGCGACAAGGTCAAGGTGAAGCCGGGCTACGGCCGCAACTTCCTGGTGCCGCAGGGCAAGGCCGTGCCGGCCACCGCCGCCAACGTCGCCGAGTTCGAAGCCAAGCGCGCCGAGTACGAAGCCAAGGCCAAGGCCGTGCATGACGAGGCCGAAGCCCGCGCCGCCAAGCTGGAAGGCGCCAGCGTGACGATCACCGCCAACGCCGCCACCGAAGGTAAGCTGTTCGGTTCGGTCGGCCCGCGGGATATCGCCGACGCCTTCACCGCCGCCGGCCTGCCGCTCGAGAAGAGCGAGGTCATCATGGGCGAAGGCGCGCTGCGCAACATCGGCGAGTACGACATCGTCGTGAAGCTGCACGCCGACGTGCAGACGACCGTCAAGGTCGTGGTGCAGGCTGAAGCCTGA
- the rpsR gene encoding 30S ribosomal protein S18, which produces MSKFFRRRKFCKFTAEGVKEIDYKDLNTLRQYLTENGKIVPSRVTGTKSRYQRQLSTAVKRARFLALIPYTDNHDV; this is translated from the coding sequence ATGTCCAAGTTCTTCCGTCGCCGCAAGTTCTGCAAGTTCACCGCCGAAGGCGTGAAAGAGATCGACTACAAGGATCTCAACACCCTGCGCCAGTACCTGACCGAGAACGGCAAGATCGTGCCGAGCCGCGTCACCGGCACCAAGTCCCGTTACCAGCGTCAGTTGTCCACCGCGGTCAAGCGCGCGCGTTTCCTGGCGCTGATCCCGTACACGGACAACCACGACGTCTGA
- a CDS encoding iron-sulfur cluster assembly accessory protein, with amino-acid sequence MAITLTPVALERVQRFVEQTPAALGLRFGVTRTGCSGWGHVADLARDEREGDTVFEFAGVKIYVDATSLPLVDGTEIDFARQGLSETFVFRNPNAAAECGCGESFTTAADAA; translated from the coding sequence ATGGCCATCACCCTCACCCCGGTCGCACTCGAGCGCGTGCAGCGCTTCGTCGAGCAGACCCCGGCCGCGCTGGGCCTGCGCTTCGGCGTGACCCGCACCGGCTGTTCCGGCTGGGGCCACGTGGCGGACCTGGCCCGCGATGAGCGCGAGGGCGACACCGTGTTCGAGTTCGCCGGCGTGAAGATCTACGTCGATGCCACCAGCCTGCCGCTGGTCGACGGCACCGAGATCGACTTCGCCAGGCAGGGGCTGTCCGAAACCTTCGTCTTCCGCAATCCCAATGCGGCGGCCGAATGCGGCTGCGGCGAGAGCTTCACCACGGCCGCCGACGCCGCCTGA